A genomic window from Solanum dulcamara chromosome 11, daSolDulc1.2, whole genome shotgun sequence includes:
- the LOC129872189 gene encoding uncharacterized protein LOC129872189 isoform X2 — protein MSDQSPKSIFPVIIFSNVQWLLSSSVMLPVHLALLTMVSNACFTLATSKYCNLDDIHVFPASFALKERLASVCTLELMLVDKMLVKQSLFVMYFTTNQFEGSKCTPTQRGSCIL, from the exons ATGTCCGATCAAAGCCCTAAATCAATTTTCCCGGTGATCATCTTCTCAA ATGTTCAGTGGTTACTTTCATCTTCTGTTATGCTTCCGGTTCATCTGGCCCTTCTAACTATGGTTTCGAATGCTTGCTTTACACTAGCAACATCAAAATACTGCAATTTAGATGATATACATGTTTTCCCAGCAAGCTTTGCCCTAAAGGAGAGGCT GGCAAGTGTTTGCACCTTGGAATTGATGCTTGTAGACAAGATGTTGGTAAAACAG TCATTGTTTGTGATGTATTTTACAACCAACCAGTTTGAAGGAAGCAAATGCACTCCAA CCCAAAGAGGGTCTTGCATTCTATGA